In the Sulfurovum sp. UBA12169 genome, AATTTGCAGAGGGTGTCCACGAAGGAGTAAAGACAATCCCCTTGTCGCCTCCCGGATCCAGGTAGGTTCCGCCGCTGATCGCGTCGCTGATGTATGAGATGGAGGTATTGATGTCGATCGTTGTTTTTTCGACATAGTCGCTTGCAGCATCTTCGATCAGGGTAAGCTGCGCATTTCCTGCCAAATCATCTATGTCGTCTCTGTCGCCCCCGTCGCTTCCCAAAGCTGATGCAGGCAAACGCAAGCCGTCATCGCGGACAAAGGCGCGTTTGCTCTCTTTGGGCGTGCCTGCGCGGCGACCTGTGTTGTTGTACTCGATTAAGTTCGTATCTCCTCCGGCAGCTGTTAAAATGGGATCGATAAACCGTTCATCCGCACTGTTTTCATCCCAATGGTACCCTAAAACCATATTGACCTGCGAAGCAGCTTCATTGATCGCTTCTTGCTGGATGGCAACATAACCGCTTTTGGCAGCCTGTTGAAGAAGCATAGGGGCAGACATCAGCACGATGCCGATTACCACAATTGCGATGATCAGTTCGATCATTGCTATGGCAGGACGCAGAATGAGACGTTTTGTTTTCACCTACCACTCCACTCTTTTATTTTTTTTGGTGCTCGAATTGGTCTCAACCACATGGCCCGTATCTCCATGGCCTGCCCATCCGGATTGGCCGATAAAGCGGACGCTGTAGAATGGATCGGGCGCAAACATACTATTGTTTGGATTGTAGATCAGCCATCCGCTTGTATCTGTGGGATTAGTGGTGTCTAGATCGATCTCTACAGCCAGCGGCAATACGGCGCTTGCACCTCTTGAAACAACAATCGTATCGTCTTCACCGTTTGAATCGTTTATGGCTACGGCGGTAGGCGAAACACCCCAATCCGTACTGCTCCCTTCTGTGACATTGCCTTCTTGAAGTGTAATGTTGCCGTCATTGCGGTCCATACGATGGTTTAGTGAAAGCCACCATTCGTATTCGGTTATTTGGGCATTGACCGTATCGATACCAAAATTGCCGCAGGCATCATGGCCTAGATCACAATAGACATCTATAAAGACAGGGGTAGTAATACTTGTCTCTATAACGTCGGGATAAAACAGTTTTGAAGGCCGCGTTCTTGCATAGAAAAATGTAGCATTGTTGTCTGCATTTTGCTGTAAACATGTCTCCTCCGCCAGACATTGTGCTGCTTGTGTGGCATTGCCATCACCCATACGGCTGCCGTTGATGTCCGCGATGTCACCGTCTTCGGGGTCTTCATAGTGCGAAGAAGCAGCAATAGAAAGATGTGAGCCGTTCACATCAAACGGGTTGGCAGGCTGGTTGATCTCTCTTTCGAAATTGAATTCCAGCGGATAGGTGCTTTCGTCCCACAGAATGTTTCGCGTTCCGTTATTATCTTGTCCGGCACGCCCAAATCCTATGAGTTGGTTGGTGATGTTCGATTCGTTGGCATTGGGATAGAGATAGCCGTTTGGATTGCCGCTTGAAGGGACTACAACGGTGGGCGTGACAGAAATATTATTTTCATAATAAAGCTCTCCGCTTTGGAAATTTTGCGTGATATTGCCGTCTTTTGCCACGGCTTCGATACGTGTTTGTATTTTGGCGGACATGAGGGTGAACTCATCGGCAACATAGGTGAAATTGTTGTCTGGGCCGGCGTGATTGGTAATGTTCAGCTCGGCAAATGAAAAGTGGTGAGGGATAAAAGTTATATTAAGATCGCCGCAAATAAACGTGCCGTTGCAATCAAGTGGCGTATCGTCATTATCGATGGAAGCCCACACTTTGTCGTACACGTGAAGCGTTACTTTGCCGACATCGCTATAGGAAAGATCCAATACTTCTTCTGCGCTTACTGGTTTTGTCGTGCTGCTAACACTTGTCAATCCGTCGATACTGTAAAACGGGGCAGACGAGACATTGGTGAAGTTTCCGTGAAGCACTCCGTTTTCATCCACCGATCTGTCTTTAAAATAGGCAGTATGATTGATATCGAGCACCTCATTAAAGCTGGTAACATTCGTAACGGTATACTCGACAGTCGGGCTGCCGCTGTAATCCCTTGCTGTCAGGGAAGCGCTGTATGTTTCTCCTGCGCGCAATAGGTTTGGAGCATCTGCATGAGAGATGCCGATCTCAAAATGATCCGGCCGGATCGCAAAAATATTTCGCGAATAGGCATGTCTTCTGCTTAATGCCTTGCTTTCATCAAGATAGCACTGATCCCAATCTGTGATACCTCCTGAAGCATTGTTTTCGCAATATTCGAACATCACTCTTGCCTGCCTGATCGCTTTGTCGTAGATAAATCCCGAGACTTCAACGGACGACATTCCTTCGAAAATGACATCAATTCCCGGTGCGGCGCTGCCGTTTTTCATGATCAGTTTTTGCCCCATTGCATTGGCAAGGTATGCTTTGACGGTTACGGATGAATTTTTTAGATTGCCCGTATCGGTATCTATTGAAAGTATTTTTAGATCAAACGGTTTGTCGGCAATTTTGGTTTTGATGGGGACGCTGGCATAATTCATGACCGTTGCCGGCGTAGGCTCATCTATATCGATTGCATCAAATTCCGTAAAAATCAAACCTAAATTGACACCGTCCTTGTTGATGCAGCGACTGCCCCCCGAGTTGGCTCCTGTACCGTGATCATACCAGTCACCCGTACCGTCCGGTTCCCTGAAAAGATCTTTGTTTTGCGCAGAGGCGTCAAAGTCGGTATCGTAGATAAAATTTTGGCATTGTTGAGAGTAGTGGTTGGAGTTGTCGATATTGAGTACATCCACTTCGTTACCATTTTGATCTCTCAGCACGACATAGCCTTGCGCACCCATGACTTTATTGCTAAACTGAAACACTTCATAGCGCGGATCAATACATTCAACATCCTTGTCTCTCCATAGAATCCCTTGCGTTCCTGCTGTCGTATAAACAGAAACGCTCCAGTCATCCGTCACAAATCTTTTAACCAAAAAATCAATATATTTGATCTCGACGTAGTTACCTATGATTTTGATATTGCCGCTGCCGTCCCCTCGCGAGTCAAAATAGTGCGGGTTGTTTTGGTATTCATTGATCGTCATGAGACCCACATACGAAGAGCAGCCTCCTGTTCCGTCATTGTCAAAGATCGTCACCGTACTGTTGCCGTCGGCTATAACAGGCACAGCAGCTCCTGTGACGCTATCAATGGTGATAAAAAAGTTTTCTGCATTCTCGATCAGTGTATCTCCCAGCACCGTGAAGGTCAAATTGTGCTCTATTGCACCTGTTGGGATAGTGACGGTTTGTGAAGAGACTTCGGTATAATCAACATTTGCCGTTGCCGTGCCTTGAGAAGTATGATAGGTTAGCGTGATGTCATTTGGCAAAGACGCACTGAAGTTAACTTTTACGTTGACGGTTTTGTCAGCATCGCCTTCGGCGATAGAGGCATCGTTGATTGCCAAAGAAAACGCAATATCATTATCAATAATGGTTCCCATGCCTTCTGGATCAAGGATAACGGCATTGACTGCATTGCTCAGATACACAAAGAAAGTCTCATCGCTTTCGCCGGCAAGCAAATCATCGATAATGGGGATAGATAGGGATGTGCTGCTTGAGCCTGCAGGAATGGTTGCTGTGGAAGAAGTGATAACATAGTCACTTCCGCCCGTTGCCGTACCATCGATAGCTGCATACGAAAATGTCACATCCTCGGCAGCAGCCTCGCTTAGGGTTACGGCAAAGTTGGCTGTTCCTGCATTTTCATTGACGTTGACATCCCCTATGGAGAGCCGCGGCAGAGCCGCTGTGTCGTTATCGACGATGGTGACCAATCCACCGTCTTCGCTTATCGTAACAGTATCCAATAAACCAGTAGCAGGAATAGCTTTGGTAATTTTAAAGTAAAAATATTCATTTCCTTCACCGCCGATCGTATCATCATGGATGGTCAACGTTATAGTGGAATCTTTTTTTGTGATCCATTTGGAACTCTTTAACGCAACATAGTCATTTCCTGCCGTTGCCGTACCGTTTTGCGTTTCATAATAAATCAGAATCGACTCCGATGGATGCAAATCAGGCTCCATCCTGATTTCAATATCATATGTTCCGATATCCTCGTTTATTGTTGGGCTCTCTACAGTTAGGGTGTAGTGTTTTATTAAACCGTATGATTGAGTCATGAACATCAAATAAACAAATAATATATGCAATATAAATTTCATTCCATCCTCCTTTTTATATTCATTATTCAATAAGTATAGAGCTTTTATGGTTTATTTTTTCTTAAACACATGTGTGGATACAATGGTAGTGAATATATAGAAAATATATCAATTTGGTTTTATAAATTTTTTATTAATTTATACTTGTTTGGATACTATTTTTCTAATTAAAGTAATACCTAATACGTTTTTTACATACTTTGAGCTATCATACAGGCAATTAGATTTGAGAAGAGGTAGAAGTATGGCAGATATGAAAAAAATAATTTTATCAAGTACGGTTTTGGCATTTTTGCTTGTGGGATGCGGTGATTCAGAAGCTGTCAAGGAATTCAATAAGCCGGCGCTCTATTGGTACAAACATATTGGAAGCAGTATTGCCAGCGGGAATCTTGACAAGGCTGATGCCTATTATATCTCGCTTAAAAGCGAACATATGCGCTCTCCTTTGATGCCTACGGCCAATTTGATGCTTGCTTATGCGCATATGGAGAATGAAGAATACCTCTTGGCGGATTATTATCTGGATGAGTACAATAAGCGTTTCGGCGAAGAGGGAAACAGGGAATATATCGATTTTATCAAGCTTAAGGCATCTTTTTTGGGTATCAAAGATGTCTATAAAGATCAAAAACTGATCATGGACAGCATTGAGAAGGCTGAAAAGTATGGCTACAGATATCCCGGTTCGCCTTATCTGCCTATGGTAAATCATATGCTTATCAGGCTTCACATGAGCCAGTATCTTCTTAATGAAAATATTGCGGCTTTATATGATCGTACAGGGAAAAAAGATGCAGCAGCAATCTATAGAGACAAAAACAGTAATTCTATTATAGAAATGACCGATATTACGCCTCCGGAAAAAGGAATTATAGGCAAAATTTTTGATTGATCACTTGATTTTTTGGCATTTGCCGGAAAATCAGGAATGCTGACATATTAAATTTTTATATGATATAGCTGTTTTTTAGCAAAAAATATACTTACACGCAGGAGCCATAGTATGCAACTTAGCAATTACGACGCATTTCCAGCCACTCTGCCTATCGTTGTAGAGGATGAGCTTTTTTTATATCCTTTTATGATAAGCCCCATTTTTTTGACCCATCAAAAAGATATCGATGCGGCAGATGATGCAATGGAAAACAATTCTTTACTTTTTGTTACCTCTTCTATTGCCGGCAAAGAGGGCAATAGGGATTTTGAGGCGATGTATAAAGTGGGTGTTGTCGGCTCTATTATGCGAAAAGTTCATATCCCTGACGGAAGAGTCAAGATACTTTTTCAAGGACTCGCAAGGGGCGCCATTCTTAAAGAGATAGAGGGCCCGTTTAATCGTGCGGTTATTGATATTGTTAAGCAAGAGGAGTATGAGAAACTCAAAGTAGATGCACTGATGGATATTTTGCGGGATAAGGTCAAGCAGGCATCAACTTTAAGCAGCCGTTTCCCGGCAGATCTTGTACGTACGATTGAAGAAAATGATGAGCCAAATCGTATTGCGGATTTGGTTTCTTCGATGCTGAAGTTGGACAAAGAGACGGCATATGCGCTTTACATAGAGGCAAATATTGAAAAAAGACTGTTGGGGCTTATCGATGTGGTCACCTCAGAGATTGAATCCGCCAAAGTGCAGCGAGAGATCAGGTCCAAAGTGCACACCAAGATAGAGCAAACCAATAAAGAGTACTTTCTTAAAGAACAGCTCAAAGAGATACAGCGTGAGCTGGGAGCGGATACACAAAGAGAAGAGGAAATTGCACGATTTAGAGAAAAAGTGGAAGCCCTTAAGCCGCATCTGGATGAGAGCGCTTATAAAGAGATCAGTAAGCAGCTGGAGCGTTTTGCACGTATGCATCCTGAAAGTGCTGATGCCAATGTATTGCAAAGCTACCTTGAGTGGGTGTTGGAGTTGCCTTTTGGCCGTATGACAAAAAAAAGTTTAAGTGTTGCGGAAGTTTCTAAGGAATTGGACAAGGATCATTATTCTTTAGAAAAACCAAAAGAGCGTATTGTAGAGTTTTTTTCCGTAAGAGAACTGGCAATGCTTCGGGGTGTTAAACAACAAGATGCGAACGGAGCCATACTTTGTTTTGCGGGACCTCCGGGAGTAGGTAAAACCTCTTTGGCAAATTCGATAGCTACAGCGCTAGGAAGGCCGCTTGTGCGCATAGCGCTGGGCGGGCTTGAAGATGTCAATGAGCTTAGAGGACACCGGAGAACCTATGTGGGTGCTATGCCGGGAAGACTTGTGCAAGGGCTTATAGAAGCAAAAAGCATGGATCCTGTAATTGTTCTTGACGAGATAGACAAAGTGGGGCGAAGCATGAGAGGCGACCCTACGGCGGTCTTGCTTGAAATACTTGATCCTGAACAAAACAGCAAATACCGGGATTATTATCTCAATTTCAATATCGATCTAAGCAAAGCCATATTTATTGCGACGGCCAATGATGTTGGAAATATTCCTGCTCCTTTGCGCGACAGGATGGAGTTTATAGCCTTAAACTCTTATACGCCAAAAGAGAAATTTGAAATTGCCAAACGCTATTTGATTCCTCAAGAGCTTAAAAAGCATGCGCTTAAACGCAGAGAATTCTTTATAAGCGATAAAGCATTAAAAATTCTTATAGATGAGTACACAAGAGAAGCCGGCGTAAGAAATTTGCGGAGAAAAATAGCCGGATTGATGCGTAAATCAGCACGTACTCTCTTGGAAGACAGAAGTATTGAACAGGTTAACATCACAAGAAAGAATTTGAAAAAATTTGCAGAGAAGAAAGTTTTTGAAATCTCTTTGGTGGACAGCCGGCCTCAAGTGGGAGTTGTCAATGGTTTGGCATGGACTGCCGTAGGCGGGGATGTGTTGACCATAGAGGCCATTAAGATCAAAGGGAAAGGTGCCCTGCAGCTTACCGGGAGCCTAGGGGAAGTCATGAAGGAGTCCGCGCGCATAGCACACTCTGTAGTAAAAATTCTTATAGATGAAGGAAAACTGGGAATTTCTCAAGGAGTAATTCCGCTTACTTTTAGGGAAAAGGAAGAACAATTAAAAGTAGATGCAAGTGAAGTTTACAAACGTTATGATCTTCATGTCCATGTCCCTGAAGGTGCAACGCCCAAAGACGGGCCAAGCGCGGGAATTGCCATGGTGAGCGTCATCGCTTCCATTTTGAGTGGAAAAAAAATAAACAATAAAGTGGCCATGACGGGTGAAGTGACTTTAACGGGGAAAGTATTGCCTATCGGCGGACTCAAAGAAAAGCTTATAGCAGCCTATAAAGCCGGAGTAACAACAGCATTAATACCTGCTAAAAATTATGAAAGAGACTTGGAAGATGTTCCGGCTGAAGTGAAAGAGCATATCCACATTATCGGTGTTTCCAATATAGAAGATGTGCTGCAAGAGGTTTTTATATAATTATGGAATAAAAAAGAGAACCCTTGAATGGGGTGGAGTGCGCTAAGGATTTTTAATGGTCTTTAAGACCATTGTGCAATTTTTTCAAAGAGCTTCTCTTCTTTTATGGGTTTTGTTAAAAAGTCATTTGATCCGCTATTGAATGCTTCAGTTTTTTTCGTATCATCGGTTGAAAGTACAATAACAGGAATATGTGCATTTGCCATATCTGATCTAAATATTTTTAAAAACTCTATCCCGTCTAGTATGGGCATTACCATATCCAGCAAAATAAGATCAATATCTGAATTGTTCTCAATTCTGTCTAAGGCCTCAGACCCGTTTTCTGCCTCTAGAATGTCTGTGACATTAGGATGCTTTCTTAAAAGAGTCTGCAACAGTTTTCTGTTGATGAAATCATCATCAACGATTAATACTTTAAGGGCCATTTTTATTATCCTCTATGTTTTTTGATTAAATTTTCTATTTCTTCTTTGGTTACGGTTGTTATGATGGTGTGTATATTTGGATGCGATACAGTCATTTGTTTGGCAATAGGAGTGTCATCTGCAAACAGAAGATCATATTTGCCCGATGAGAGTTCGCTTTCAAGTTGATCGAAATCACCTAGAGTCCTATAGGCATACCCTAGATTTTCAATCATCTTTGCAAGAATTCTACCCTCTAAAAGAAATTTTTTCGCGATGAGGATCATTTTTGGCTTATTGCTTTCTTCTTTAATAAGAACACTGCCGTCCCGGTCCGGCGCAATAGTCGTATCTTCATACTCCTCTTCTTTTGCGTTTTGCGTTTTTTGGGCTGATTTGTCTATCATTGTTTTTGTTGCTTTGTGGGATAAAAATTTATTCAGAATAAAGAGTAGTTCACTTGTTTCAATAGGTTTTGTGATGTACTCATCCATCCCTTCGTTCATAAATTTTTCTCTGTCGCCCTTGAGCGCATTTGCCGTAAGTGCAACGATTGGTACATGGGAGATCTTCTCATCTTCTTCGTAGTCTAAAATTTCACGGGTTGCCTCTATGCCGTCCATAACAGGCATTTGAATGTCCATAAAAAGAAGATCATATTGTTTATTTCTTCGTTTTTCAAATGCTTCAAGGCCATTGTTGGCTAAATCAACGATGATGCCATGATCTTCAAGAACCCTTTTTATGAGTTTTTGATTAATGACGTTGTCTTCGGTTACCAATATATGTGCATCAAATTTTGTCTCAAGCAGTGCTTCTTCTTTGATGGCTTCAGTTGCTCTTTCTGTATTTTTATTTAATGCGGCCTTCAGTTTTGAAATCGTAACGGGTTTATAGATCACATTCTCTTTGGCAATGCCTAGTGATTCTAGCTTGTTGCGGCTTGTGATGTTCGCAATAATAATAAGTTTGGATTTATCAATATTTCTCAATGCATCCACAATATTTTGTTTTGCTTTTTCAATATCAATCCAGCAGTTTTTACATATTTGAAGGCCACTAAGCTCTTTGAGCTCCTCTTCAGATTTAAAATATTTGACTGTCGGACCAAAGTATTTGAAATACTCTTCTAGATAACTGTCGAGTTTTGTCGGAACATCTTGTTGATATTTACAGATGGTGATATTGTCAAATGTATGCTGAGAGCTTAAATCTGTTGATGCGACCTCTTCCATGGGTAAAGTAAAATAGAATCTTGTACCATGATCTTTTGCACTTTCGAGTTCGAGTCTGCCTCCCATAAGTTCAACAAGCCGACTGGAAATAGTAAGTCCGAGTCCTGTTCCTCCGTATTTTCTGGTGACAGAAATATCTGCTTGAGAAAAAGCATCAAAGATGTGAAGCTGCTGGTCTTTTGTCATGCCGATACCATTATCCTGAATGCTAAATTCAATATCGCTTGTTTCATTATTTGATTGTATTTTTCTTATTTCAAGATTGATTTCGCCTCCATGACTTGTAAATTTGATGGCATTGCTGAGCAAATTGATAATAATTTCTTTGATTTTGGTCGGATCGCCTTTGAGTTTGGGAGAAATTGCAGGATCCATGTAAAAATTAAGATCAATATTCTTTTCTGAAGCCCCTACGGCATAGGTTTCTATGGCGCTTTCAAACTCTTCAGCAGCATCAAATACGATATTTTCTATTTCAATTTTATTGCTTTCTATTTTTGAAAGATCAAGAATATTGTTGATAATGCTTAATAAGTTTTCAGAGCTTTTGTCAATGATTGATAAAAACTCCTCTTGTTCCGGAGTAAGTTCAGTACCTCTTAGAATCTCTGTAAATCCTACGATACCATTAAGGGGAGTACGAATTTCATGAGACATATTTGCCAAAAAAAGTGATTTTGCTTCATTGGCCTGGAGTGCAATAAGCTTATCTTGTTTGGCAGTGTCAACGAGTGTTTCTAGGAACTTGTAGGCTTCTTTGGTTCCTTCGTGGGTATCCAACTCGATATTTTCAATGGCAGCAGTATCAGAGCTGAGGTATTGACCGCCTTGTTTCATCTCATCTACAGCCTTGTTGAGTATGTCTTCAAGTTCTTTAATGTTTCTTGTGATGTCTCTAGCTATCGTGTATCCGATATATGCCAAAATAAAACCAAAGAATAAAATTGCCGTAGCAATAGCAAGCAGCAGAAGTTGTTGCCGAAGAAAAATTTCACTTTTTTCCCATAATTTATTGGAAACGATAAGTTCTGCCTTGGCAAGAAGTGTAATTTTTTGTGTTTGTAGCGAAAACCAGTTCATGACTTCTTCTGCGTATTCTCCGTTATCCACATCGGTTTGAATTGCAGAAGATGTTTCGGCTAGACTTGTAAGCATCTCTTTGGCTTGCGGAGTATTAAATAGTTCCTCTAGCTGATAGCGTAAATCGCCGTCTGTAACTTGTTTGATATCAAAGAGATTGGCCTTGGTTTTAAATTGATCCCATAAAGCCATCTCTTCAAAAGACATGGGAGATTTTTTTGTCATATAATGTGACACAAAACCTCTCTCCTGTCCCGCATTTTCTTTGGCTGTATAAAGCTGAGTAAGTGTTGTGATAAGGGAGGCTATCTCTGTATTTAGCGCATATTGGTTGATTTGTAAAAGGCTGTCCAAAATAGGTGTGGCAACTTTTGCCGTAAACATATCAAAAAAGATTTTTTGAAAATCCGCATCGGGGCTGTCAACCTCTTTTCTGATATCGGAAACATTTGCAATACTTGAAAAAAGTGCTTGGTATCGTAATTGATCTAGTGGTTTTTCTTTATCAAAAAATTTTACAATCATGGGAAAATAATTTGTATTTTCAGTAATAAGATCTCTTTTTAATGTTTCAATGGATAGGTCCAGAGCTTCTCGCTGGTTTTTTAGCAAATTGGAAAATTCTTTTTGTCCGCTTCCTATATAAAGTGCAGATAATCCGCGTTCTTTGCCAACATGGGAGAGTGTTTCTGCAAGTTTGGCATTGTTTTTCAATGTGTTTTTTAATGCATTGGCCTTTTCAAAGTTCAAATAGGATGTGATGAAAAAAGAACTTGCAAGCAGAATAAGCAGTGCGACCGGCACCAATCCGGCCAATTTAAGTTTACTACGTATAGTCATTGGATATTTCCTTTATCTTGACGTGAGATTTATTTGGGTTTCAAAAGATAAAAAATGTCCCCAATACCGCTTAATTAGATCTTCAAGACGACGGCTGTCTTCACAGAATTGTATATCATAGAGAGTGTTTGCAAGCGGGTCGATACGCAAATTGCTTGAAACTCCTTTAAGAAGATGCCCGATTTTTTGTATAGTAGGCAGATCGCCTTTTTCGTATGCCCTCAGCATTTTCTGTGTTTCCGTATGTGCCTGCTCGATAAAATCATGTACAAATTCGTCGATGAGTTCTACGGGCAAATTCAAGTCATTCGCTGTTTGCTCTAATTGAAAATCAAAATGAATAGGTTTGACATCTTTAAGGTTGATGGTTCCAAAACTTTCTTCGGGCAGAGGTTCAAGTTTGAGTTGTGTATCGGTTTCAATTGTCGGGCTGATAGTAAATTCATTGCGATCTTCTTCTGATTGTGTGTACGTTGTCAATCTGGATAATACCGTATAAAAAGATTCTATGAGGGGTTTTTTATCGCTCTCTTTTGCTTTGTCGATTTGTGTAAGTATATCTACTGCTGCGGGCAATCCCAATACGTTAGAAAGATGCAAAAGTGTGTCAACGGCATTTTTTTGTTTGTTAAGGTCAGCAGCCTGAAGATCATCTTCAAGCATGAGCGCTGTATCGATGTATTCATTTAAGAAAATATTGTAATCTTCAATGGAAATCCCGATTTTTTTACTCAGCTGCGCTACGTTGATTTTAATCGCAGAGACGCTGTCTGCCCGGGCAATGAATTTTTGCTGTTTTTCTGTTTGAATTTCAGAGATATGTTCGTCTGCTTCGCCCGGAAGGATAAGATCGAAAAGATCGTCATTTTTTTCTTTTTCCTGAAGAGATGCTTTTTGCGGAAGCTCCCTATGGATAGAGTCATCCTCCAGAAGCAGCAGCTGATCCTCATTATTCTTGGGCAGCACAGACAACTCTTGATCGACGGACTCTTCGGCGGAGATAAGATTATCGCTGTTGAAGCCGTCGATATTGAAAATGTCATCAGATTCTGCGATCGTGAACGGATTGGTCTCGTCGGATTTGGGCGATTCGTGTTCCTTTATCTCTGTCTCACATGTTTTTTCAGGAACAAAAATCTCATCTGCAAGCATTTTGACTTCAAACAGGGTAAGCTTGCCTAGCAAGCTTGTAAGCTCGGTTTTTTGGTAAGTGTAGCTATCTTCGCTGTAAGGGGTTTGTATGACAACATTGTTATCCGAGAGGTATAAAAAAGTAATTTCTTCATGTATGATTTTAGTACAAAGTTCAACTAAATCTTTAATGTTCAGCAAAAGCAATAAATTGTTATCAGCAGCAATGATATGATCATCTTGGTTGGTTATATAATACATTATGCGAAGAACTCCTTTTGATTTTTTTCTTTTTCGAGCAACTCTTTGTAAAGCAGTGTTGATTCTATGACTTCATTTGCGGTTGCAGGTCTTCTTGCTGCCGTATATCCCGTAATGTTCCCGTCTGTTACAATGGGAATAATATGTGAATACACCCAATAGTACCTGCCGTCTTTGCGAAGATTTTTGACAACTCCGCTCCACTCTTTTCCTTGTTTGATTGTATCCCACATGTTTCGAAAGGCAGCCTTTGGCATATCCTGATGCCGGATGATATTATGGTTTTGTCCTTTAAGCTCATCTTTTGTGTAGCCGGCAATTTCACAAAATTTTCGATTGGCATGTGTAATAATGCCTTCTGGATTGGTAGAACTTACAATTAAACCCGATTCAAACGTATATTCTTCATCTATGGGAATAAATGTGTTCATCTTTTCCCTCCCTCTTAGATATTTTGTTTTGGTGGTATTTGTTGAGCCGCAATGCGCCTAGTTTAAAACCTAATTATCAAAACAATATAACAAATAAACTAAAAGCATAATGAAACAAAAAGATTTTTAGTAAAAAATATGAAATTCGTAACCTATTGGTATAATAATTAATTATTAAATTACAGCTTTTTAAGAATTACAGTTTCTTATAATTAATGCAATGTTTTTACCGGCTACATTTTCTAGCTCTTCCAAAGAAGCATTTTGGATAGCTTCAAATGTGCCAAAATAATCGATAAGTTTTTTGAGTGTGGCTTTGCCTACTCCTTTTTGATTGAGCAGGGAAATTTGGACGTCTTCTTTCCTTTTTTTGTTTTGGTGATAGGCAGCGGCATAGCGATGCGCTTCATCTCTTTGTCTTTGGATCCAATGGAGGCGCTTGTCTGAACTTTGAAGTTCTATCACTCCTTGCGGCGTATAGATAAGATCTTTTGCGGCGCCTTTGGCGCGGTGTGCTTTGGCGTCAAGTTTTTCTTTGGCAATGGCAATGACATCAAGATTGATTTTCGTTTGCTTAAGAAGCTGTATGGCAAGATTGAGGTTGGCTTGTCCTCCATCAAGTATCCACAGATCAGGAGGAGGATTTTTTGCAAAATCGGCAATTCGTCTTGAGAGCAATTCTCTCATTTGTCCGTATTCATCGCGTTCGTGCA is a window encoding:
- a CDS encoding aerotaxis receptor Aer yields the protein MNTFIPIDEEYTFESGLIVSSTNPEGIITHANRKFCEIAGYTKDELKGQNHNIIRHQDMPKAAFRNMWDTIKQGKEWSGVVKNLRKDGRYYWVYSHIIPIVTDGNITGYTAARRPATANEVIESTLLYKELLEKEKNQKEFFA